A single region of the Arthrobacter sp. V1I7 genome encodes:
- a CDS encoding NAD-dependent succinate-semialdehyde dehydrogenase yields MTVSSVLSPALFPEAVSPVAVSPEREATLLASVPTGLLIGGQWRDASDGRTFDVHDPATGEVLATLASGTSEDAVAALDAAAEVQASWARTAPRERAEILRRAFDLVTARVEDFALLMTLEMGKPLAEARGEVAYGAEFLRWFSEETVRDYGRYLTTPEGKNKILVQHKPVGPCLLITPWNFPLAMATRKVAPAVAAGCTMVLKPAKLTPLTAQLFAQTMLDAGLPAGVLNVVSSSSASGISGPLLADPRLRKVSFTGSTPVGKRLMADAAQNVLRTSMELGGNAPFIVFEDADLDKAVEGAMAAKMRNMGEACTAANRFLVQESVAAEFTEKFAAAMGALATGRGTHPGTQVGPLIDAGSRDDVHALVSAAVAAGATVVTGGSPVEGAGYFYQPTVLGDVPNDAEILRQEIFGPVAPVTTFRTEDDAIRLANASEYGLASYVYSRNFNRLLRVAEQIEFGMVGFNAGVISNAAAPFGGVKQSGLGREGGSEGIAEYTTTQYIGIADPYAD; encoded by the coding sequence ATGACAGTTTCTTCAGTGCTCTCCCCTGCCCTCTTCCCCGAGGCCGTCTCACCCGTGGCCGTCTCACCCGAGCGTGAGGCCACGCTCCTCGCCTCGGTGCCCACCGGGCTGCTGATTGGCGGCCAGTGGCGGGACGCGTCCGACGGCAGGACGTTCGATGTCCACGATCCAGCCACCGGGGAGGTCTTAGCCACCTTGGCCTCGGGGACCAGCGAGGACGCCGTCGCCGCGCTTGATGCCGCTGCCGAAGTCCAGGCCTCGTGGGCACGCACGGCGCCGCGGGAACGGGCCGAAATCCTCCGCCGGGCCTTCGACCTGGTGACCGCACGCGTCGAAGACTTCGCGCTGCTGATGACCCTGGAGATGGGCAAGCCGCTGGCCGAGGCCCGTGGCGAAGTCGCCTACGGCGCCGAGTTCCTGCGCTGGTTCTCCGAAGAAACCGTCCGCGATTACGGCCGTTACCTCACCACGCCGGAGGGCAAAAACAAGATCCTGGTCCAGCACAAGCCGGTGGGCCCCTGCCTGCTCATCACCCCCTGGAACTTCCCGCTGGCCATGGCCACCCGCAAAGTGGCCCCGGCTGTGGCCGCCGGCTGCACCATGGTGCTGAAACCCGCGAAACTCACCCCGCTGACGGCGCAGCTGTTCGCGCAGACCATGCTGGACGCCGGGCTGCCCGCGGGGGTGCTGAACGTGGTGTCCTCCTCCAGCGCCTCCGGGATCTCCGGGCCCCTGCTGGCCGATCCGCGCCTGCGCAAGGTCTCCTTCACCGGGTCCACCCCGGTTGGCAAGCGGCTTATGGCCGACGCGGCGCAGAACGTGCTGCGGACTTCCATGGAACTGGGCGGGAATGCGCCCTTCATCGTGTTCGAAGACGCCGACCTGGACAAGGCCGTGGAAGGTGCCATGGCCGCCAAAATGCGGAACATGGGCGAGGCGTGCACCGCGGCAAACCGATTCCTGGTCCAGGAATCCGTGGCTGCCGAATTCACCGAAAAGTTCGCCGCCGCGATGGGCGCGCTGGCCACCGGCCGCGGCACCCACCCAGGCACCCAGGTCGGTCCGCTGATCGACGCCGGGTCCCGTGATGACGTGCACGCCCTGGTGAGCGCCGCCGTCGCCGCGGGTGCCACCGTCGTGACCGGGGGCTCACCGGTTGAGGGGGCAGGCTACTTCTACCAGCCCACCGTGCTCGGCGATGTGCCCAACGACGCCGAGATCCTCCGTCAGGAGATCTTCGGCCCGGTCGCCCCCGTCACCACGTTCAGAACCGAGGACGACGCCATCCGGCTGGCCAACGCCAGCGAATACGGCCTCGCGTCCTACGTCTACAGCCGGAACTTCAACCGGTTGCTGCGCGTGGCCGAACAGATCGAGTTCGGCATGGTCGGCTTCAACGCCGGGGTGATCTCCAACGCCGCCGCGCCCTTCGGCGGGGTCAAGCAATCCGGACTCGGGCGCGAAGGCGGTTCGGAGGGCATCGCCGAATACACCACGACGCAGTACATCGGCATCGCCGATCCCTACGCGGACTGA
- a CDS encoding NAD(P)/FAD-dependent oxidoreductase has protein sequence MEASDVPIVGAGFAGLIAARELSRRGHKTTLLEARDRIAGRTFLEERMGRNLELGGTWVHWTQPYVWAEMGRYGINPVPGPEFTKAYWNVNGHRHEGHTDEVLELLDAPNQALLADARRYFPLPWAPLTNPDVADIDGITLSDAIDRLELPENQRELLRSFWALNFNGKLDQAAYTQALRWCAVATGSWQTMFEACASFKVEGGTSRLAEAILADSAADVRLNEAVVSITQDDDGVTARTASGQEYKARELILALPLSVLNDIDFQPPLSPTKREAAARGQAGRGAKLWVKVQGRQERFVAFGPEDAPLNFVQAEYIDDDSTTLVCFGPDAGAVPVDDIEAAQRILDTLVPGLTVLEVTGHDWVEDQHSRSTWPMHYTGYLTTSLPELQRPEGRIRLAGSDFANGWGGFIDGAIESGLDAARAVGEQLAAPAPTNTVTARQPVPAL, from the coding sequence ATGGAAGCTTCTGACGTCCCGATCGTCGGCGCGGGATTCGCCGGCCTCATCGCAGCACGGGAACTCTCCCGCCGCGGCCACAAAACCACATTGCTGGAGGCCCGGGACCGTATCGCAGGCCGCACTTTCCTCGAAGAACGCATGGGACGCAACCTCGAACTCGGCGGCACCTGGGTGCACTGGACCCAGCCATACGTGTGGGCGGAGATGGGCCGGTATGGCATCAATCCGGTACCGGGACCCGAATTCACCAAGGCCTACTGGAACGTGAACGGACACCGCCATGAAGGGCACACCGACGAAGTACTCGAGCTGCTCGACGCACCGAACCAGGCTCTGCTGGCCGACGCACGGCGCTACTTCCCCCTGCCCTGGGCACCCCTGACCAACCCCGACGTCGCCGACATCGACGGCATCACGCTCTCCGACGCCATTGACCGGCTGGAACTGCCGGAGAACCAGCGCGAGCTGCTCCGATCCTTTTGGGCCCTGAACTTCAACGGCAAACTCGACCAAGCGGCATACACCCAGGCATTGCGGTGGTGCGCGGTCGCAACCGGTTCCTGGCAAACCATGTTCGAAGCCTGCGCCAGCTTCAAGGTCGAAGGTGGCACCAGCCGGCTGGCCGAAGCCATCCTCGCCGATTCCGCCGCGGACGTGCGCCTTAACGAAGCGGTTGTGTCGATTACACAGGACGACGACGGAGTCACCGCCCGCACGGCCAGCGGCCAGGAGTACAAAGCACGTGAACTCATTCTGGCGCTGCCTCTTTCTGTGCTGAACGATATCGACTTCCAGCCCCCGCTCTCCCCCACCAAACGCGAGGCCGCCGCACGCGGCCAGGCCGGGCGGGGAGCGAAGCTCTGGGTCAAGGTCCAGGGACGGCAGGAGAGGTTCGTCGCGTTCGGTCCGGAGGACGCCCCGCTGAATTTCGTGCAGGCGGAATACATTGACGACGACAGCACCACACTCGTGTGCTTCGGCCCCGATGCAGGCGCCGTGCCCGTCGACGACATCGAAGCCGCCCAGCGCATCCTCGACACGCTGGTGCCCGGATTGACGGTCCTCGAAGTGACCGGACACGACTGGGTGGAGGATCAGCATTCCCGGTCAACCTGGCCCATGCACTACACCGGCTACCTGACCACTTCCCTTCCCGAACTGCAGCGGCCCGAAGGACGAATCCGGCTCGCCGGCTCCGACTTCGCCAACGGCTGGGGCGGGTTCATCGACGGGGCCATCGAAAGCGGACTCGACGCCGCCCGGGCGGTCGGCGAGCAGTTGGCTGCCCCGGCGCCTACCAACACCGTCACGGCGCGGCAACCAGTACCGGCCCTCTAA
- a CDS encoding GntR family transcriptional regulator, producing the protein MTETAIAGTRTGSKSEQAYAAVKARIVDGSYSPGYRLVLAKIAEDLGVSVVPVREAIRRLEAEGLVTFERNVGATVSGIDPTEYLYTMQTLSIVEGAATALSAPLIGAPDIARARAVNAEMRDCLQHFDPVRFTRLNQDFHSVLFEHCPNPHILDLVHRGWNRLASLRSSTFRFVPGRAHESVDEHEALLRLIETGAGADTIEKAARRHRSATLDAYLAQAAATDHPTQQ; encoded by the coding sequence ATGACTGAGACAGCCATCGCCGGCACGCGCACGGGCAGCAAGTCCGAGCAGGCCTACGCCGCCGTCAAGGCCCGGATCGTGGACGGGTCCTATTCCCCCGGCTACCGGCTGGTGCTGGCCAAGATCGCCGAGGACCTGGGCGTCAGCGTGGTACCGGTCCGTGAAGCCATCCGCCGGCTCGAAGCCGAAGGGCTGGTCACGTTCGAGCGGAACGTCGGCGCCACGGTGTCCGGGATCGACCCCACCGAATATCTCTATACGATGCAGACCCTGAGCATTGTGGAAGGCGCTGCCACTGCCCTTTCCGCACCGCTCATCGGCGCCCCGGACATCGCCCGCGCCCGCGCCGTCAACGCGGAGATGCGGGATTGCCTTCAGCACTTCGACCCCGTCCGCTTCACCCGGCTCAACCAGGACTTCCACAGCGTCCTTTTCGAGCATTGCCCCAACCCGCACATTTTGGACCTTGTGCACCGGGGCTGGAACCGGCTCGCGTCGCTGCGGTCCTCCACGTTCCGCTTCGTCCCGGGCCGCGCCCACGAGTCCGTGGACGAGCACGAGGCCCTGCTCCGGCTCATTGAAACCGGTGCCGGCGCCGACACGATCGAAAAGGCGGCCCGCCGGCACCGCAGCGCCACCCTGGACGCCTACCTCGCCCAGGCCGCCGCAACAGACCACCCGACCCAGCAGTAA
- the hpaE gene encoding 5-carboxymethyl-2-hydroxymuconate semialdehyde dehydrogenase, which translates to MTFTAEQTKHHYVPQDLPTHIQHYINGEFVDSVNGATFDVLDPVSNQNYATAAAGQKEDINLAVAAAREAFTNGPWPRMKPRERARILNRIADAVEAQEERLAELETFDTGLPITQAKGQALRAAENFRFFADLIVAQFDDAMKVPGSQINYVNRKPIGVAGLITPWNTPFMLESWKLAPALATGNTVVLKPAEFTPLSASLWATIFKDAGLPDGVFNLVNGLGEEAGDALVKHPDVPLISFTGETTTGQTIFRNAAANLKGLSMELGGKSPCVIFADADLDAAIDSALFGVFSLNGERCTAGSRILVERAIYDEFCEKYAARAKNIVVGDPHDPRTQVGALVHPEHYEKVASYVEIGKSEGRLLAGGGRPEHLPEGNYIAPTVFADVAPDARIFQEEIFGPVVAITPFENDDEALALANNTRYGLAAYIWTQNLTRAHNFSQNVEAGMVWLNSHNVRDLRTPFGGVKASGLGHEGGYRSIDFYTDQQAVHITLGTVHTPKFGSIEASAANDG; encoded by the coding sequence ATGACGTTCACTGCAGAACAGACCAAGCACCATTACGTGCCGCAGGACCTGCCCACCCACATCCAGCACTACATCAACGGCGAATTCGTTGACTCCGTGAACGGGGCGACCTTCGACGTCCTGGATCCGGTCTCGAACCAGAACTACGCCACCGCCGCGGCCGGCCAGAAGGAAGACATCAATCTCGCCGTCGCCGCCGCCCGCGAAGCATTTACAAACGGTCCGTGGCCGAGGATGAAGCCGCGGGAACGCGCCCGGATCCTAAACAGGATCGCCGACGCCGTCGAGGCACAGGAAGAACGGCTCGCCGAGCTGGAGACCTTCGATACCGGACTGCCGATCACCCAGGCCAAGGGCCAGGCCCTGCGTGCCGCGGAGAACTTCCGCTTCTTCGCGGACCTGATCGTGGCCCAGTTCGACGACGCCATGAAGGTCCCGGGATCCCAGATCAACTACGTGAACCGCAAACCGATCGGCGTCGCCGGCCTGATCACTCCGTGGAACACCCCGTTCATGCTCGAGTCGTGGAAGCTCGCCCCCGCCCTGGCCACCGGCAACACCGTGGTGCTCAAACCGGCCGAGTTCACCCCGCTCTCCGCGTCCCTCTGGGCCACCATCTTCAAGGATGCCGGCCTGCCGGACGGCGTGTTCAACCTGGTCAACGGCCTGGGCGAGGAAGCCGGCGACGCCCTGGTGAAGCACCCGGACGTGCCGCTGATCTCCTTCACCGGCGAGACCACCACGGGCCAGACCATCTTCCGCAACGCCGCAGCCAACCTCAAGGGCCTGTCCATGGAGCTCGGCGGAAAATCCCCCTGCGTCATCTTTGCCGACGCCGACCTGGACGCCGCGATCGACTCCGCCCTGTTCGGCGTCTTTTCCCTCAACGGCGAGCGCTGCACCGCAGGCTCCCGCATCCTCGTGGAACGCGCCATCTATGACGAGTTCTGCGAGAAGTACGCCGCCCGGGCCAAGAACATCGTGGTGGGCGATCCGCACGATCCCAGGACGCAAGTGGGCGCACTGGTGCACCCGGAGCACTACGAAAAGGTCGCCTCGTACGTGGAGATCGGCAAATCCGAAGGCCGGCTGCTGGCCGGTGGCGGGCGGCCCGAGCACCTCCCGGAGGGCAACTACATCGCCCCCACCGTGTTCGCCGACGTCGCCCCCGACGCCCGCATCTTCCAGGAGGAAATCTTCGGACCCGTCGTCGCCATCACCCCCTTCGAGAACGACGACGAAGCCCTCGCCCTGGCGAACAACACCCGCTACGGCCTGGCGGCCTACATCTGGACCCAGAACCTGACCCGGGCGCACAACTTCTCCCAGAACGTGGAGGCCGGCATGGTGTGGCTGAACAGCCACAACGTCCGCGACCTGCGGACCCCGTTCGGTGGCGTCAAGGCTTCCGGTCTGGGGCACGAGGGGGGCTACCGCTCCATCGATTTCTACACCGACCAGCAGGCCGTGCACATCACGCTGGGCACCGTCCACACACCTAAGTTCGGCAGCATCGAAGCCTCCGCTGCCAACGACGGCTGA
- a CDS encoding APC family permease: MAVSGGLFVSFGFTMAAIGALSALFIWALAAGIGWAQNHLFAEMASMFPDKPGGVPVYAHEAWKERFAPAGALATFGYWFGWSAVISIVSLTAGAIIEARWLPEAAWSLNLGIAQIGTAQIIGIALILALMVPNLFGAQPAAWVNKVLGALLLIPLFTFVIAPLISGQWDISNLTWGLGQPGADHWGGWQDAIVWLYLVGWTAYGTEMCAAFTPEYRSNKDARRALSTSGGYTFLMFALVPLGVGGLMTQADAAADPTAVFVSGFASVLPAGFAGDAALLITIGALLMGVNASMADGSRALYGAAIDGLAPRQFEALNRHQVPARAIIAAVVMNVLLMIFVSNPISILVAANMGYLLAILLAVSGFLLLRKDRPDASRTFKLGAWAVPLAVVLTIYGAAVLAIGALSSELSGYGGPVELAIGVGILLLSLVLYVIRRRFQDRLPLLREPRALANQSSTVAATRHHLSTPSKK, from the coding sequence ATGGCAGTGTCCGGCGGATTGTTTGTCTCCTTTGGTTTCACCATGGCAGCGATCGGTGCCCTCTCTGCTTTGTTCATTTGGGCTCTGGCCGCAGGCATCGGTTGGGCCCAAAACCACCTCTTTGCAGAAATGGCCTCGATGTTCCCTGACAAGCCCGGCGGCGTGCCCGTCTACGCCCACGAGGCCTGGAAGGAACGTTTTGCCCCTGCCGGTGCCCTGGCCACTTTCGGCTACTGGTTCGGCTGGTCTGCAGTTATTTCGATTGTCAGCCTCACCGCCGGGGCCATCATCGAAGCCCGTTGGCTCCCCGAAGCGGCATGGTCGCTCAACCTCGGTATCGCGCAGATTGGCACTGCCCAGATCATCGGCATCGCTTTGATTTTGGCGCTCATGGTGCCCAACCTCTTTGGCGCACAGCCCGCTGCATGGGTCAATAAGGTACTCGGTGCGCTGCTACTAATTCCGCTGTTCACCTTCGTCATCGCGCCGCTCATCAGCGGGCAGTGGGACATCTCCAACCTCACCTGGGGACTTGGGCAGCCAGGGGCTGACCACTGGGGCGGCTGGCAGGACGCCATCGTCTGGCTCTACCTGGTCGGCTGGACCGCCTATGGCACCGAAATGTGCGCGGCATTCACGCCCGAGTACCGCAGCAACAAAGATGCCCGGCGTGCCCTCTCAACTTCGGGCGGCTACACCTTCCTGATGTTCGCCCTGGTACCGCTAGGTGTCGGCGGGCTGATGACACAGGCTGATGCCGCGGCCGACCCTACCGCCGTCTTCGTATCCGGCTTCGCCTCCGTCCTTCCCGCCGGGTTCGCCGGCGACGCCGCGCTCCTGATCACCATCGGTGCCCTGCTGATGGGTGTGAATGCCTCCATGGCGGACGGATCGCGGGCACTTTATGGTGCAGCCATCGACGGACTCGCACCCCGCCAGTTCGAAGCACTCAACCGCCACCAGGTGCCCGCACGAGCCATCATTGCCGCCGTCGTGATGAATGTCCTGCTGATGATCTTCGTGTCAAACCCCATCTCCATCCTTGTCGCAGCGAACATGGGCTACCTGCTCGCCATCCTTCTCGCCGTCTCAGGCTTCCTGCTGCTGCGCAAGGACCGGCCGGATGCTTCACGGACCTTCAAGCTCGGCGCCTGGGCTGTGCCCCTTGCGGTGGTGCTGACGATCTATGGCGCTGCCGTTCTAGCCATCGGGGCCCTCTCCTCCGAACTGTCGGGATACGGCGGACCGGTGGAACTGGCAATCGGCGTGGGCATCCTCCTGCTGTCCCTTGTCCTCTACGTCATCAGGCGACGGTTCCAGGACCGGCTGCCGCTCCTTAGGGAACCGCGGGCGCTGGCCAACCAGTCAAGTACAGTCGCCGCCACCCGACATCACCTGTCAACGCCAAGTAAGAAGTAA
- the hpaD gene encoding 3,4-dihydroxyphenylacetate 2,3-dioxygenase, with amino-acid sequence MTNFVPTPTVPAPDIVRCAYMEIVVTDLAKSREFYVDVLGLHVTEEDENNIYLRPLEEFIHHNLVLRKGPIAAVAAFAYRVKSPAEVDVAEAYYKELGCRTERRKDGFTKGIGDSVRVEDPLGFPYEFFYEVEHVERLTQRYDLYSAGELVRLDHFNQVTPDVPRGRKYLEDLGFRVSEDIKDSDGVTYAAWMHRKQTVHDTALTGGNGPRMHHVAFATHEKHNIIQICDKMGALRISDRIERGPGRHGVSNAFYLYILDPDGHRIEIYTQDYYTGDPDNPTITWDVHDNQRRDWWGNPVVPSWYTEASLVLDLDGNPQPVIVREEKSEMAVTVGADGFSYTRKDGSPEGDRTGFKLGAQL; translated from the coding sequence ATGACAAACTTTGTTCCCACCCCCACCGTCCCGGCTCCGGACATCGTCCGCTGCGCCTACATGGAGATCGTGGTCACCGACCTCGCCAAGTCGCGCGAGTTCTACGTCGACGTCCTCGGCCTGCACGTCACCGAGGAAGATGAGAACAACATCTACCTGCGCCCGCTGGAGGAGTTCATCCACCACAACCTGGTGCTGCGCAAGGGACCGATCGCCGCTGTCGCCGCGTTCGCCTACCGGGTGAAATCCCCAGCGGAGGTGGACGTTGCCGAGGCCTACTACAAGGAACTGGGCTGCCGCACCGAGCGCCGCAAGGACGGCTTCACCAAGGGCATCGGCGACTCCGTCCGGGTGGAGGACCCGCTGGGCTTCCCCTACGAGTTCTTCTACGAGGTGGAGCACGTGGAGCGCCTCACCCAGCGCTATGACCTCTACTCCGCCGGCGAACTGGTGCGCCTGGACCACTTCAACCAGGTCACCCCGGACGTGCCCCGTGGCCGCAAGTACCTTGAGGACCTCGGCTTCCGCGTCTCCGAAGACATCAAGGACTCCGACGGCGTGACCTACGCGGCTTGGATGCACCGCAAGCAGACGGTCCACGACACCGCCCTGACCGGCGGCAACGGCCCGCGCATGCACCACGTCGCGTTCGCCACCCACGAGAAGCACAACATCATCCAGATCTGCGACAAGATGGGCGCCCTGCGCATCAGCGACCGGATCGAACGCGGCCCCGGCCGGCACGGCGTCTCCAACGCCTTCTACCTCTACATCCTGGACCCGGACGGCCACCGGATCGAGATCTACACCCAGGACTACTACACCGGCGACCCGGACAACCCCACCATCACCTGGGACGTGCACGACAACCAGCGCCGCGACTGGTGGGGCAACCCCGTGGTCCCGTCCTGGTACACCGAGGCCTCCCTGGTCCTGGACCTCGACGGCAACCCGCAGCCCGTGATTGTCCGCGAGGAAAAGAGCGAAATGGCCGTCACGGTGGGCGCGGACGGCTTCTCCTACACCCGCAAGGACGGGTCCCCTGAGGGTGACCGCACCGGCTTCAAACTGGGAGCGCAGCTGTAG
- a CDS encoding HpcH/HpaI aldolase/citrate lyase family protein: MPFRIEPDNTFRDALAAANRPLAGMWVCSGSPLVAELCAGSGLDWLLVDAEHSPNGLESILAQLQAIHGYPVHTLVRPPVNDTVVIKQYLDLGVQNLLIPMVHSVAEAEAAVAATRYPPRGVRGVGSALARAARWNRIPDYLARAGDTISVTVQIESTTAVAAVEDILKVDGVDAIFLGPSDLAASMGLLGQQEHPEVRAAVGHCLEAAKAAGKPAGVNAFNPDTARHYLDSGADFILVGADVALLARGSEALAARYIQPSDGAAPTSY, translated from the coding sequence ATGCCGTTTCGAATAGAACCGGACAACACCTTCCGTGACGCCCTGGCCGCCGCGAACCGGCCCCTCGCCGGGATGTGGGTGTGCTCGGGCAGTCCGCTGGTGGCCGAGCTCTGCGCCGGGTCCGGACTGGACTGGCTCCTGGTGGACGCCGAGCACAGCCCCAACGGGCTCGAATCCATCCTGGCCCAACTCCAGGCGATCCACGGCTACCCGGTCCACACGCTGGTGCGGCCGCCCGTGAACGACACCGTGGTCATCAAGCAGTACCTGGACCTGGGTGTGCAGAACCTGCTGATCCCCATGGTCCATTCGGTGGCGGAGGCGGAAGCCGCGGTGGCCGCCACCCGCTACCCGCCCCGGGGCGTCCGGGGCGTGGGCTCGGCACTGGCGCGGGCCGCCCGCTGGAACCGCATCCCGGATTACCTGGCCCGGGCCGGGGACACGATCAGTGTCACGGTCCAGATCGAATCGACCACAGCAGTGGCGGCCGTGGAGGACATCCTGAAGGTCGACGGCGTGGACGCCATTTTCCTGGGGCCCTCCGACCTCGCCGCCTCCATGGGGCTGCTGGGGCAGCAGGAGCACCCCGAGGTGCGCGCCGCCGTCGGACACTGCCTGGAAGCCGCCAAGGCCGCCGGCAAACCGGCCGGCGTCAACGCGTTCAACCCCGACACCGCCCGCCACTACCTGGACAGCGGCGCCGATTTCATCCTGGTGGGGGCCGACGTCGCGCTGCTGGCCCGTGGCTCCGAGGCACTCGCCGCCCGGTACATCCAGCCATCCGACGGCGCCGCCCCCACCAGCTACTGA
- a CDS encoding TetR/AcrR family transcriptional regulator yields MAATRTNEYGKGREALLAATVQVVAERGLHGLTLRAVAEVAGVNNTLISHHFGTKDALLHEAVAWATARAIRLSDLSATETIDGNFAGALVELVTSEPQLQIFQYEFVLESRRRPDLRAEAVALYEGYIEGLELALARHGHADTKPLARAVFAALDGLVFQQLTVAEGAVVQAAIERIGTLLEANLASGPSRPFEEIGGAS; encoded by the coding sequence GTGGCGGCGACGAGAACCAACGAATACGGAAAAGGCCGTGAGGCACTGTTGGCGGCGACAGTGCAGGTGGTAGCGGAACGAGGACTCCACGGCTTGACCTTGCGGGCCGTTGCGGAAGTGGCCGGGGTCAACAACACCCTGATCAGCCACCATTTCGGCACCAAGGATGCGTTGCTGCATGAAGCTGTCGCCTGGGCCACAGCCCGCGCGATCCGGCTCAGCGACCTGTCTGCCACTGAGACCATAGACGGCAATTTCGCAGGTGCTCTCGTGGAACTAGTGACCAGCGAGCCGCAACTTCAGATATTTCAATACGAGTTTGTCCTTGAATCGCGGCGCCGGCCGGATCTGCGGGCCGAAGCTGTCGCCCTTTATGAGGGCTACATCGAGGGACTTGAGCTCGCACTGGCACGCCACGGACATGCAGATACAAAGCCGTTGGCACGTGCCGTCTTCGCAGCGCTCGACGGTCTGGTATTCCAACAACTCACCGTGGCCGAGGGCGCCGTCGTCCAGGCCGCAATCGAGCGCATAGGCACCCTGCTGGAAGCCAATCTCGCCAGCGGCCCTTCACGTCCATTTGAGGAAATCGGTGGAGCCAGTTGA
- a CDS encoding cupin domain-containing protein: protein MTQVFFAQHDDAAFEPFELGNVQWLRRPGDNGNEKLSAGIWKVTPEEAPEPFDLPIHQDENIFISSGRIRIEVKDGETFELTAGSMASLSEGAMTRWTVLEPTIEYFVYS, encoded by the coding sequence ATGACCCAGGTCTTTTTCGCCCAGCACGATGACGCCGCTTTCGAGCCCTTCGAGCTCGGTAACGTGCAGTGGCTTCGCCGCCCAGGAGATAACGGTAACGAGAAGCTTTCGGCCGGTATCTGGAAAGTTACTCCTGAGGAGGCGCCGGAACCCTTCGACCTGCCAATTCATCAGGATGAGAACATCTTCATCTCCTCGGGCCGCATCCGCATTGAGGTCAAGGACGGGGAAACCTTCGAACTTACCGCCGGGTCGATGGCCTCCCTGTCCGAAGGGGCCATGACCCGCTGGACGGTGCTCGAACCCACCATCGAATACTTCGTCTACAGCTAA
- the hpaH gene encoding 2-oxo-hept-4-ene-1,7-dioate hydratase: MLDATTIEAIADELVEAGRSRTPIPRLTARYPDMTVEDSYAVQRLWRRRNEDAGRTLVGRKIGLTSKAMQAATGITEPDYGAIFDDMVLETGCSVEWDRYTHPRVEVELAFVLKDGLKGPGCTIFDVLNATDYVVPALEILDSRIEMEGRTIVDTISDNAAMGAMVVGGRPVKPDAVDLRWVAAILYKNQTVEETGVAAGVLDHPANGVHWLANKIAAHGDSMKAGDIILAGSFTRPVWVYKGDTVHADYGPLGSVTCRFE; this comes from the coding sequence ATGCTGGATGCCACGACGATTGAGGCCATCGCGGACGAACTGGTGGAGGCCGGCCGAAGCCGCACCCCGATCCCCCGCCTGACCGCCCGGTATCCGGACATGACGGTGGAGGACTCCTATGCGGTGCAGCGGCTGTGGCGGCGCCGCAACGAGGACGCCGGCCGGACCCTGGTGGGGCGGAAGATCGGCCTCACGTCCAAGGCAATGCAGGCCGCCACCGGCATCACCGAACCGGACTACGGCGCCATCTTTGATGACATGGTGCTGGAAACCGGCTGCTCGGTGGAGTGGGACAGGTACACCCACCCGCGCGTCGAGGTGGAACTGGCGTTCGTCCTGAAGGACGGGCTCAAAGGACCCGGCTGCACCATCTTCGACGTCCTGAACGCCACCGATTACGTGGTCCCGGCCCTCGAAATCCTCGATTCCCGGATCGAGATGGAGGGCCGGACCATCGTGGACACCATCTCGGACAACGCGGCCATGGGCGCCATGGTGGTGGGCGGCCGCCCGGTAAAGCCGGACGCCGTCGACCTCCGCTGGGTCGCAGCCATCCTGTACAAGAACCAGACCGTGGAAGAGACCGGGGTGGCTGCCGGGGTCCTGGACCACCCGGCTAACGGAGTGCACTGGCTGGCCAATAAAATTGCCGCCCACGGGGACAGCATGAAGGCCGGCGACATCATCCTGGCCGGCTCCTTCACCCGGCCCGTCTGGGTGTACAAGGGTGATACCGTCCATGCCGACTACGGACCGCTGGGGAGTGTCACATGCCGTTTCGAATAG